The DNA region TCAGCGCCTCGTAGCCCACGCCGAGCTTGTCCATCACCCCGGGGCGGAACTGCTCCAGCACGATGTCGTACTCGGCCACCAGCTGGCGCACCACCTCCACCGCCTCGGGACGCTTGAGGTCGAGGGCGATGCTGCGCTTGTTGCGATTGAGGTAGGCGTGGCTGGTGGAGGTGCCGCCGTCATGGGGCGGCAGCACGCGCACCAGGTCCATGCGGCTGGGGGACTCGACACGCAGCACCTCGGCGCCCATGTCGGCCAGCAGCAGCGAGGCGAAGGGCCCCGGCAGCAGGGTGGAGAAATCGAGGATCTTCAGCGAAGCGAGCGGGCCTTTCATGGCGACTCCATAGCGGTTCGGTTCATTCCCAATGCAGCGGCTGGCGTGCGTCCAGGCACGCGGCGACTGCGGCGAAACGTTGTTCCAGCACGTTGCGGCGGATCTTCATGGTCGGCGTCATGCAACCGTTATCCACCGTCCAGCTCTCGCGCACCAGCACGAAATGGCTGATGCGTTCATGGGGCAGCAGCTGGGCATTGAGCACCTGCAGGCTCGCCGCCAGCTCGGCCTCCACCTTGCTGCGCGGCTCGGCGCGGGCCGCGGGGCTGAGCTCGATCAGCGCCAGCGGCTGGTCCAGGCCGTTGCCCATCAGGCACACCTGCTCGACCCAGAGGTTCTTGGCGATCTCGCCCTCGATAGGCGCCGGCGCCACGTACTTGCCCTTGCTGGTCTTGAAGATGTCCTTCACCCGTCCGGTGATGCGCAGGTAGCCATCGGCGTCGATCTCGCCCTTGTCGCCGGTGTGCAGCCAGCCGGCCTGCAGCGTGTCGGCGGTCTTCTCCGGCTCCAGGTAATAGCCGGCCATCAGCGCCTGGCTGCGGTAGAGGATCTCGCCGTTCTCGGCGATGCGCACCTCGTTGTCCGGCATCACCCGCCCGACGCTGCCGAAGCGCACCTGACCGGGCCGGTTGAAGTTGCCGTAGGCGAAGTTCTCGGTCATGCCGTAGCCCTCGCAGATAGTCAGGCCGATGCGCCGGTACCACTCCAGCAGCGCCACCGGGATCGGCGCCGCGCCGCTGACCAGCACCCGCGCGCGGTCCAACCCCAGCCCCTGGCGCACCTTGCGCGCCACCAACGTGCCCAGCAGCGGGATGCGCAGCAGGCGGTCGAGCCTCGCCTGGGGCAGCTTCTCCAGCACCCCCTGCTGGAAGCGCGTCCACAGGCGCGGCACGGAGAAGAACACCGTCGGCCGCACCCGCCTGAGGTCATCGGCGAAGGTGTCAAGGGATTCGACGAAGGCGATGGCGCCTCCGCAATACAGGCTGTTGGTTTCCACCAGGAAGCGCTCGGCGGCATGGGACAGCGGCAGGTAGGAGAAGAACTGCTCGTGTTCGTCCAGCCCCATCTCCGCCACCGAGCGGCTGGAGGCGAAGGCGAAGGCCCCGGCGCGCTGCATCACGCCCTTGGGCTGGCCCGTGGTGCCGGAGGTATAGAGGATGCTGAGCAAATCCTCCGGGCGCTGCACATGCCCGTCGCGCAACGGCTCGTGGGCGGCCAGCAGTTCGTGCCATTTGTGCTGCGCGCCCAGGGTCGGGTACGGCATGGCGATGCGGACGACCTCGGCGGGAATGCCGGCCTCGAACTTCCCGGCCTCGTCGAGCTTGCCGAGGATGATCGCCTTGCACGCCGAGTGGCGCAGCACGTAGTCGATGCTCTCCACCGATTGCAGCGGGTACAGCGGCACGCTGACCAGCCCCGCGAGCATGATCGCCAGGTCGCTGATGATCCACTCGGCGCAGTTCTTCGCCAGGATCGCCACCCGGTCGCCGGGCACGCAGCCCAACACCCTCAGGGCGCTGGCCAGGCGCCGGGCCTGGTCGTCGGCCTGGCGCCAGGTCAGGTCATGCCACTGGCGCTCCACCGGCTGGCTGAGCCAGACGCGGTCCGGCGCGGTGGCCACCCAATGGGCAAGCCGCTGCAACGGCAGTTGGTCGGTCATCTTTCAACCCTCCTTGTTGTTCTTGTAGTGATCGGAGCGTCTCGCGGCCGGGGGAACGCAGGCGCCCGGCCCCACCGTCAACCTCGCGAACGCGAGGGCCCAGCCAGCGGCCTCACAGCCGGAACACCCGGCGCGCGTTGCCATGGAGGAACTTCGCCTCGATCGCCTCGGGCAACCCCAGCTCCCTCACCTGGGTCATGCAGCGCTCCAGCGACAACTGCGGGAAGTTGCTGCCGAACAGCACCTTGTCCTGGCCGTAGCTGCGCATGAACTGCAGCAGCGCCTGGGGGTAGTAGCGCGGCAGGTAGGCGGAGGTGTCGATGTAGATGTTGTCGTGCTTCCAGGCCAGGCCGATCATCTCCTCGGTCCAGGGGTGGCCGATGTGCCCGGCGACGATGCGCAGCTCGGGGAAATCCAGCGCCACCTCATCGAGGTAGGGCACCGGGCGGCCGGTCTCCGAGGGCATCAGCGGGCCGGTGTGGCCCACCTGGGTGCAGAAAGGGATGCCCAGCTCGATGCACTTCACATAGAGCGGGTAATAGAGCCGGTGGTTGGGCGGCAGCTTCCACAGCCAGGGCACGATGCGCAGCGCCTTGCAGCCCAGCTCCAGCACCGCCCGCTCCAGCTCGCGTACCGCCGCCAGGGGTTTGCCGAGATCCACCGTGGCGACCCCGACGAAACGCTCGGGGAAGGCGCGGGTGTACTCGGCCACCAGGTCGTTGTCGAACACCCAGCGCTCCGGCCGGCACCAGGCGGCGAGCATGAGCTTGTCCACGCCCGCGCGGTCCATCTCCGCCACCGTCTGCTGCGGCGTCAGCGGCTGGTCGAGCAAGTGCGCGGAACCGGATTTCTCGAACAGCCGGACCACCTCCGGCAACAGCTCGCGGGCGCGGCCATTGGCAGGTTGGGCCCAGGCGTCGATGGCGCCCAGCGGTGCATTCATGGCAGTGACCTCCTGGTGTCCACACAGTGGCTGAACTCTAGCCCGGCCCGGGGCGCCGGGCCGGGGTTCAGAGCTTCATGCCGCGGCTGATGATCTCCTTCATGATCTCCGAGGTGCCGGCGAAGATGCGCTGGATGCGTGCGTTCGCATACATCTTGCAGATCGGGTACTCCCACATGTAGCCCCAGCCGCCGTGCAGCTGCACGCCCTCGTCCACCACCTTGCACAGCAGCTCGGTGGTGAACAGCTTGGCCTCGGCGGCCACCTCGGGGGTGAGCTTCTTCTGGTTGTGATCCATCACGCAGCGGTCGGTGAAGACCTGGGCGACGTCGATCTGGGTGCGCATCTCGGCCAGCTTGAAACGGGTGTTCTGGAAGTGCGAGACGGGCCGGTCGAACGCCTTGCGCTCCTTCACGTAGTCGATGGTGGCCTGCAACGCCGCCTCGGCCCCGGCCACCGCGCCGCAGGCGTTGGTCAGGCGCTCCTGGGCGAGCATGTTCATCAGGTAGAAGAAGCCGCCCTTGGCATCGCCCAGCAGGTTGGCCTTGGGCACCTTGACGTTGTTGAAGAACAGCTCGGCGGTGTCCTGGCTCTTCATGCCCAGCTTCTTCAGGTTGCGCCCGCGCTCGAAGCCGATCATGTCGCGCTCCACCAGGAACAGGCCCATGGCGTGCTTGTTGGCCGGGTCGGTCTTGGCCGCGACGATTACCAGGTCCGCCAGCAGGCCGTTGGAGATGAACACCTTGGAGCCGTTCAGCTCGTAGTGGTCACCCTTGTCCACGGCGGTGGTGCGCATGCCGGCGAGGTCGGAGCCGGCGGAAGGCTCGGTCATGGCCACCGCGAGGATGATTTCGCCACTGATGATCCCCGGCAGGAAGCGCGCCTTCTGCTCGGCGTTGCCGTACTCGGCGATGTAGGGGCCGCACAGCGCCGAATGCAGCGGGATCATGAAGCCCGGCTCGTTGATGTGGGCCAGCTCCTCGCACATGATCTGCTCGTAGCGGAAGTCCTTGAGCCCGGCGCCGCCGTACTCCTCATCCGCCCAGGGCAACAGGAAGCCCATCTCGCCAGCCTTGCGCCACACGGCGCGATCCACCACGCCCGCCTCCTCCCAGGCCTCCTGGTGCGGCACCACTTCCTTCTGCAGGAAGGCGCGGAACGCGTCGCGGAACATGTTGTGTTCGGTTTCGAAATGGATGCGCTGCATGCGAAGGGTCTCCCTGGAAAAAAACGTTCCGCAGGGTAGGCGGCGCCCGCCCGCACGCTCAATGACGCAAGCGCTCAGGCTCGATTGACCCATGTGCTCAGCGTGGGCGGGACCACCCTCGCCGCCTCGTCACTCCCGCGAACGCGGGCGGCCAGTGAGCGGCGTTGACGGCCGTAGCCCAAGAGCTACAATCGCCAGCATGATCGAGGTCCTCCAGAGCAGGGAGTTCGCCACCTGGCTGAACCACCTGAGCGACGGCAAGGCCAGGGCACGGATACTGGCTCGCATCGACCGCATGGCCGACGGCCACCTGGGGGACGTCGCACCGATAGGCGAGGGCCTCAGCGAAGCCCGGCTCCACTTCGGCCCCGGCTATCGGCTCTACTTTCTCCAGCGCGG from Pseudomonas tohonis includes:
- a CDS encoding amidohydrolase family protein — translated: MNAPLGAIDAWAQPANGRARELLPEVVRLFEKSGSAHLLDQPLTPQQTVAEMDRAGVDKLMLAAWCRPERWVFDNDLVAEYTRAFPERFVGVATVDLGKPLAAVRELERAVLELGCKALRIVPWLWKLPPNHRLYYPLYVKCIELGIPFCTQVGHTGPLMPSETGRPVPYLDEVALDFPELRIVAGHIGHPWTEEMIGLAWKHDNIYIDTSAYLPRYYPQALLQFMRSYGQDKVLFGSNFPQLSLERCMTQVRELGLPEAIEAKFLHGNARRVFRL
- a CDS encoding AMP-binding protein, translating into MTDQLPLQRLAHWVATAPDRVWLSQPVERQWHDLTWRQADDQARRLASALRVLGCVPGDRVAILAKNCAEWIISDLAIMLAGLVSVPLYPLQSVESIDYVLRHSACKAIILGKLDEAGKFEAGIPAEVVRIAMPYPTLGAQHKWHELLAAHEPLRDGHVQRPEDLLSILYTSGTTGQPKGVMQRAGAFAFASSRSVAEMGLDEHEQFFSYLPLSHAAERFLVETNSLYCGGAIAFVESLDTFADDLRRVRPTVFFSVPRLWTRFQQGVLEKLPQARLDRLLRIPLLGTLVARKVRQGLGLDRARVLVSGAAPIPVALLEWYRRIGLTICEGYGMTENFAYGNFNRPGQVRFGSVGRVMPDNEVRIAENGEILYRSQALMAGYYLEPEKTADTLQAGWLHTGDKGEIDADGYLRITGRVKDIFKTSKGKYVAPAPIEGEIAKNLWVEQVCLMGNGLDQPLALIELSPAARAEPRSKVEAELAASLQVLNAQLLPHERISHFVLVRESWTVDNGCMTPTMKIRRNVLEQRFAAVAACLDARQPLHWE
- a CDS encoding type II toxin-antitoxin system RelE/ParE family toxin gives rise to the protein MIEVLQSREFATWLNHLSDGKARARILARIDRMADGHLGDVAPIGEGLSEARLHFGPGYRLYFLQRGQLLIVLLCGGDKGSQGRDIGHARRIAAAWKEQHHD
- a CDS encoding acyl-CoA dehydrogenase family protein; this encodes MQRIHFETEHNMFRDAFRAFLQKEVVPHQEAWEEAGVVDRAVWRKAGEMGFLLPWADEEYGGAGLKDFRYEQIMCEELAHINEPGFMIPLHSALCGPYIAEYGNAEQKARFLPGIISGEIILAVAMTEPSAGSDLAGMRTTAVDKGDHYELNGSKVFISNGLLADLVIVAAKTDPANKHAMGLFLVERDMIGFERGRNLKKLGMKSQDTAELFFNNVKVPKANLLGDAKGGFFYLMNMLAQERLTNACGAVAGAEAALQATIDYVKERKAFDRPVSHFQNTRFKLAEMRTQIDVAQVFTDRCVMDHNQKKLTPEVAAEAKLFTTELLCKVVDEGVQLHGGWGYMWEYPICKMYANARIQRIFAGTSEIMKEIISRGMKL